One stretch of Holophagaceae bacterium DNA includes these proteins:
- a CDS encoding DUF3810 domain-containing protein → MHRRGLWIALLALPAAYGLFRLAGLNPGWVERVYAERIFPPLARWISWPARLLPWSLGETILIFILVGALLSLAGFIRALAVGTPGLMPSLLRRLGGLLALAGLLYASFVALWGLNYQRPPIARTLSWPSAPPTAEELQGLCEELALEANQVRQDLPSDERGVLRVDRQAVLDRRNEGYERLQGTLAPALPTVLPLPSRPKPALFGFLMSRSLTYGMYLPWTGEALINGSTPAPALAFTVCHEMAHQHGIAREDEANFIGYLACRRHPDPLFRYSGARAALGEAMAQLWIARPEAWKAIRGALSPGVLADEAAEAAWHREHRGRFSRVQGKVYDGYLKSQGQLDGARSYGRVVDLLIAERRLATKTQRDTKKDL, encoded by the coding sequence ATGCATCGGAGAGGCCTTTGGATCGCCTTGCTGGCCCTGCCTGCCGCCTATGGTTTGTTCCGGCTGGCGGGCTTGAATCCTGGCTGGGTGGAGCGGGTTTACGCGGAGCGGATATTCCCTCCGCTCGCACGTTGGATTTCCTGGCCCGCGCGGCTGCTGCCGTGGTCCCTGGGAGAGACGATCCTGATTTTCATTCTGGTGGGAGCGCTCCTGTCGTTGGCGGGGTTCATCCGCGCGCTGGCGGTGGGGACACCAGGGCTCATGCCCTCGCTGCTGCGGCGCCTGGGCGGGCTTCTCGCCCTGGCCGGACTTCTTTATGCCAGCTTCGTGGCGCTCTGGGGTTTGAACTACCAGCGCCCTCCCATCGCCCGCACGCTGTCTTGGCCGTCGGCGCCACCCACGGCCGAGGAGTTGCAGGGCCTCTGCGAGGAGCTGGCGCTGGAGGCCAATCAGGTGCGCCAGGATCTCCCTTCGGATGAACGGGGCGTGCTGCGGGTGGACCGCCAAGCGGTGCTGGACCGGCGGAACGAAGGCTATGAGCGGCTCCAGGGGACGCTGGCACCTGCGCTGCCAACAGTCTTGCCGCTCCCGAGCCGGCCCAAGCCTGCCCTCTTCGGCTTTCTCATGTCCCGCTCCCTCACCTATGGCATGTACCTTCCCTGGACCGGCGAAGCCTTGATCAACGGAAGCACCCCAGCGCCTGCGTTGGCTTTCACCGTCTGCCACGAGATGGCCCACCAGCATGGCATCGCGCGGGAGGACGAAGCGAATTTCATCGGCTACCTCGCCTGCCGTCGGCATCCGGATCCCCTGTTCCGCTACTCGGGCGCCCGCGCGGCCCTGGGCGAGGCCATGGCCCAGCTTTGGATCGCGCGCCCCGAGGCCTGGAAGGCCATTCGCGGAGCACTGAGCCCTGGCGTTCTCGCAGACGAGGCTGCGGAAGCCGCCTGGCACCGCGAACACAGGGGCCGGTTCAGCCGGGTGCAGGGCAAGGTCTACGACGGATACCTGAAGTCCCAGGGCCAGCTGGACGGGGCCCGCAGTTATGGGCGCGTGGTGGATCTGCTCATCGCCGAGCGACGCCTGGCCACGAAGACTCAAAGGGACACAAAGAAGGATTTATAG
- a CDS encoding DUF456 domain-containing protein, whose translation MAWTPWVAWPACALLLVVGFLGAFLPVIPGLPLMALGVGIHKLLLPEVLSWWTVALFIATALLAYALDFAATAFTAKWAGAGKAGISGALLGGIIGLFFALPGLILGPFIGALLGEWLISKRPFKQALKSGAGAALGLLVGSLGKGFLGLFLIVVFLLDAFLL comes from the coding sequence ATGGCGTGGACCCCATGGGTCGCCTGGCCCGCCTGCGCCCTGCTCCTGGTGGTGGGGTTTCTCGGCGCCTTCCTGCCCGTCATCCCGGGCCTGCCGCTCATGGCGCTCGGGGTCGGGATCCACAAACTCCTGCTGCCGGAGGTGCTGAGCTGGTGGACGGTGGCCCTGTTCATCGCCACGGCCCTCCTCGCCTATGCCCTGGATTTCGCCGCCACCGCCTTCACGGCGAAATGGGCCGGAGCCGGCAAGGCGGGCATTTCCGGAGCTCTGCTGGGCGGAATCATCGGCCTCTTTTTCGCCCTGCCCGGACTGATCCTGGGTCCGTTCATCGGTGCCCTGCTCGGGGAGTGGCTGATCTCCAAACGGCCCTTCAAGCAGGCCCTGAAATCCGGCGCTGGCGCGGCTCTGGGCCTGCTGGTGGGAAGCCTCGGCAAAGGATTCCTGGGTCTGTTCCTGATCGTGGTGTTCCTGCTGGATGCTTTTCTGCTTTGA
- a CDS encoding purine-nucleoside phosphorylase: MQLQPALHILKSRAPFIPELAIVLGSGLGGLAESAEAKAGAIIAFTELPGFPEQSVAGHSGKLMFCELEGRKVVLQAGRFHYYEGHPMDVVTAPMRLYGRLGVKSVLLTNAAGAINPGFHVGELMAISDHINFMGTNPLIGPNVPPGPRFHDMTEAYDKKLREQLHAAARSINMKLQEGTYLAVTGPNYESPAEIRAFRILGADAVGMSTVPEVLVARHEGMRVAGISGLCNMGAGILPVTLTHEDVLAAGAAAAKGFEALVRKFVKDLAL; this comes from the coding sequence ATGCAATTGCAACCGGCCCTTCACATCCTGAAATCCCGCGCGCCATTCATCCCGGAGCTGGCCATCGTGCTGGGCTCGGGGCTCGGCGGCCTGGCCGAAAGCGCCGAAGCCAAGGCGGGCGCCATCATCGCCTTCACGGAGCTGCCGGGGTTCCCCGAGCAGAGCGTCGCCGGCCACAGCGGGAAGCTGATGTTCTGCGAACTGGAGGGCCGGAAGGTCGTCCTGCAGGCGGGGCGGTTCCACTACTACGAAGGCCATCCCATGGACGTGGTCACGGCCCCCATGCGGCTCTACGGCCGCCTGGGCGTCAAGTCGGTGCTGCTCACCAACGCAGCCGGCGCCATCAATCCCGGCTTCCACGTGGGCGAGCTGATGGCCATCTCCGACCACATCAATTTCATGGGAACGAATCCGCTGATCGGCCCCAACGTGCCGCCGGGACCGCGTTTCCACGACATGACCGAAGCCTACGACAAGAAGCTCCGCGAGCAGCTCCATGCCGCCGCCCGATCCATCAACATGAAACTGCAGGAGGGCACCTACCTGGCCGTGACCGGACCGAACTATGAGAGCCCGGCGGAAATCCGCGCCTTCCGGATCCTGGGCGCCGACGCCGTGGGCATGAGCACCGTGCCCGAAGTCCTCGTGGCGCGCCACGAAGGCATGCGGGTGGCGGGGATCAGCGGCCTGTGCAACATGGGCGCAGGCATCCTGCCGGTGACCTTGACCCACGAGGACGTCCTGGCCGCGGGAGCTGCCGCCGCCAAGGGCTTCGAGGCCCTGGTGCGGAAATTCGTCAAGGACCTCGCGCTCTGA
- the hppD gene encoding 4-hydroxyphenylpyruvate dioxygenase produces the protein MSAPTFAVTTVEAKAATNPLGIIRLDHIQVTGSIEKLEPLYRRMGFARVASDQGGWGRVVHMRQNKMDIAIAESDGSTQSGTYFQQHGEGVNALAFEVDDCEAALQEAAKRGATVRLEPRTQEFQEGHLKVAAIQGFGDVWNYLVERRGQQDCFIMRTAKDELPALASPGLLRVDHLTNNVGVGEMDRWVQFYENIYGFVVTREFKIRGSLGTGLNSKVVQSSNNRIIIPINEPTDDKSQIQEYVNRHRGPGVQHIAMGTADILDTLPKLQSQGFNFLRTPDTYYELLPGRIARSGYTVTESLERVKELGIQIDGDATGYLLQIFTEDQIGPLFYEVIQRRGNRGFGEGNFQALFDSIELDQKRRGVL, from the coding sequence ATGTCCGCTCCGACCTTTGCCGTCACGACCGTCGAGGCCAAGGCAGCCACGAATCCACTTGGCATCATCCGCCTGGACCACATCCAGGTGACCGGCTCCATCGAAAAACTGGAACCCCTCTATCGCCGCATGGGCTTCGCCCGGGTGGCTTCGGACCAGGGCGGCTGGGGCCGCGTGGTCCACATGCGGCAGAACAAGATGGATATCGCCATCGCCGAGAGCGACGGCAGCACGCAGTCCGGGACCTATTTCCAGCAGCATGGGGAAGGCGTCAACGCGCTGGCCTTCGAAGTGGACGACTGCGAGGCCGCCCTGCAGGAAGCCGCCAAACGCGGCGCCACGGTCCGGCTCGAACCCAGGACCCAAGAGTTCCAGGAAGGCCATCTCAAGGTGGCGGCCATCCAGGGTTTCGGCGATGTATGGAACTACCTGGTGGAGCGCCGGGGCCAGCAGGACTGCTTCATCATGCGCACCGCCAAGGATGAGCTGCCGGCCCTGGCCAGCCCCGGCCTGCTGCGGGTGGACCACCTGACCAACAACGTGGGTGTGGGCGAAATGGACCGCTGGGTGCAGTTCTACGAGAACATCTACGGCTTCGTGGTCACGCGGGAATTCAAGATCCGCGGCAGCCTGGGGACGGGACTGAATTCCAAGGTGGTCCAGAGTTCCAACAACCGCATCATCATCCCCATCAACGAACCCACCGATGACAAGAGCCAGATCCAGGAATACGTGAACCGGCATCGCGGTCCCGGCGTGCAGCACATCGCCATGGGCACCGCCGACATCTTGGACACGCTGCCCAAACTCCAAAGCCAGGGCTTCAATTTCCTCCGCACCCCGGACACCTATTACGAGCTGCTGCCGGGCCGGATCGCCAGGAGCGGCTACACCGTCACGGAAAGCCTGGAGCGCGTAAAAGAGCTGGGCATCCAGATCGATGGGGACGCCACCGGCTACCTGCTGCAGATCTTCACCGAGGACCAGATCGGTCCGCTCTTCTACGAAGTCATCCAGCGGCGCGGCAACCGCGGCTTCGGCGAAGGCAATTTCCAGGCCCTGTTCGATTCCATCGAGCTGGACCAGAAGCGGCGCGGCGTTCTGTAG
- the infB gene encoding translation initiation factor IF-2: MLRINQLAKELGVSNHDVLDAAEKQLGLKGKSHSSNLTEDQASQLRRAIESKGAKTAKGAKSGAASPEAGEERTPLAMHRPTAAVKIVKAQAPAAPAPAPIPAPAPAPVLIKKAEAKAEPPAAPAEPPAKPKTPPAELPAPPQKAAKPSPEPSEPEPAAVAAPAATPEPAPAAASSDEPEAASPGFSHIRVSSAPAPAPKPQEPARYIQLPQAPQKSSTGPRPEPGARAVLQRPAQASVARSGMPHAERAVLPMASNTSKGEVRHDLPQLPVKRTFLPPSISELTPDQGFSKITLSDTPAPAPRPQSPARYIQLPQARPSGGPGRGPAGSSSGPSRGPSSGPGGPNRGPGGPRPGGPGGPSRGPGGPRPGGYRPGGPGGASRGPGLPAAGPIDPNSQKGPGRGAHVGGKKKKGYTKVQQEMDLKLRQPRSRAQMIATEYVEEEVGIVMLSEGVSVKELAEKCNRPAKDVVAKLLHRGIFATINQPLDTELAKEIAREFGYLADIVSFEEDVQISAEENSEVQGEKLPRPPVITIMGHVDHGKTSLLDAIRKTKVAAGEAGGITQHIGAYHVDVKDKNTGLMRQVVFLDTPGHEAFTKMRARGAKVTDIAILVVAADDGVMPQTIESINHAKAADVPLVVAINKIDKPGANADKVQQGLLQHNVQTEAYGGDVPAVAVSAKTKQGLDELLETLLLVADMKELTAVYDCPAAGSIVEARLDKGRGAVATVLVQQGTLRQGDIFVAGATMGRVRAMFNDLGLRITEAGPSNAVQILGFEEVPSSGDNFQIVENESKARTIVGFRQEKAKAAALQKHRVTLENIFSTLKEGLIKELPLIIKADAQGSVESLVGQLEKLSTEKVRVRIIHAAAGTVNENDVLLAEASKAIVIAFNTKSEKKAEELAHEEGVDIRFHDVIYKITEEIEAAMVGLLDATQKETIQGQAEVRQIFKVNKTVIAGSFVTEGKVQKAYKARVKRGEEVVFEGGLKSLKRFKDDVHEVKNGLDCGIALEGFDGLKEGDVIEFYTNERVVATSLS; the protein is encoded by the coding sequence ATGCTTCGCATCAATCAACTCGCCAAGGAACTCGGCGTGAGCAACCACGACGTACTGGATGCCGCCGAGAAGCAACTGGGCCTCAAGGGCAAGAGCCACAGCTCGAACCTCACCGAGGACCAGGCTAGCCAATTGCGCCGCGCCATCGAATCGAAGGGCGCGAAAACCGCGAAAGGCGCGAAATCCGGCGCAGCCAGCCCGGAAGCCGGTGAAGAGCGCACGCCGCTGGCGATGCACCGCCCCACTGCCGCCGTGAAGATCGTGAAAGCGCAGGCTCCCGCGGCCCCAGCGCCAGCCCCGATCCCGGCCCCGGCTCCAGCCCCGGTGCTGATCAAGAAGGCCGAGGCCAAGGCCGAACCCCCGGCCGCGCCCGCGGAACCGCCCGCCAAGCCGAAAACGCCTCCGGCCGAGCTTCCAGCTCCGCCCCAGAAAGCGGCAAAACCTTCACCCGAGCCGTCCGAACCCGAGCCGGCGGCCGTGGCCGCCCCGGCCGCAACCCCTGAACCCGCGCCAGCTGCCGCCTCCAGCGACGAACCAGAGGCGGCTTCTCCAGGCTTCTCCCACATCCGGGTGTCTTCCGCCCCGGCGCCCGCTCCGAAACCCCAGGAGCCGGCCCGGTACATCCAACTGCCCCAGGCTCCTCAGAAATCCTCCACCGGGCCGCGTCCGGAACCCGGAGCCCGCGCGGTTCTCCAGCGTCCAGCCCAGGCCTCGGTGGCGCGCTCGGGCATGCCCCACGCAGAGCGGGCCGTCCTGCCCATGGCGAGCAACACCAGCAAGGGCGAAGTCCGCCATGACCTCCCCCAGCTTCCGGTCAAACGCACCTTCCTGCCCCCTTCCATTTCGGAGCTCACTCCGGACCAGGGCTTCTCCAAGATCACCCTTTCGGACACCCCGGCCCCGGCGCCCCGCCCGCAATCGCCAGCCCGCTACATCCAGTTGCCCCAGGCCCGTCCCTCAGGCGGGCCCGGCCGGGGTCCCGCCGGCAGCTCCAGCGGCCCCAGCCGCGGTCCCAGCAGCGGTCCCGGCGGACCGAACCGCGGACCCGGCGGTCCCCGTCCGGGCGGACCGGGCGGTCCCAGCCGTGGGCCTGGCGGTCCCCGTCCCGGCGGCTACCGCCCCGGCGGTCCTGGCGGCGCCAGCCGTGGTCCTGGATTGCCAGCCGCGGGTCCCATCGATCCCAATAGCCAGAAGGGCCCCGGCCGTGGCGCCCACGTCGGCGGCAAGAAAAAGAAGGGCTACACCAAAGTGCAGCAGGAGATGGATCTCAAGCTGCGCCAGCCGCGCTCCCGCGCCCAGATGATCGCCACCGAGTATGTGGAAGAGGAAGTCGGCATCGTGATGCTCTCCGAAGGCGTGTCCGTGAAGGAACTCGCCGAGAAGTGCAACCGCCCCGCCAAGGATGTGGTGGCCAAGCTGCTCCACCGGGGCATTTTCGCGACCATCAACCAGCCCCTCGACACGGAATTGGCCAAGGAGATCGCGCGCGAATTCGGCTACCTGGCCGACATCGTCTCCTTCGAAGAGGACGTGCAGATCAGCGCCGAGGAAAACAGCGAAGTGCAGGGGGAGAAGCTGCCCCGCCCGCCCGTCATCACCATCATGGGCCACGTGGACCACGGCAAGACCTCACTGCTGGACGCCATCCGCAAAACCAAGGTGGCCGCAGGCGAAGCCGGCGGCATCACCCAGCACATCGGCGCCTACCACGTGGACGTGAAGGACAAGAACACCGGCCTCATGCGCCAGGTGGTGTTCCTGGATACGCCCGGCCACGAAGCGTTCACCAAGATGCGCGCCCGGGGCGCCAAGGTCACCGACATCGCCATCCTGGTGGTGGCGGCGGACGACGGCGTGATGCCCCAGACCATCGAGTCCATCAACCATGCCAAAGCCGCGGACGTGCCGCTCGTGGTGGCCATCAACAAGATCGACAAGCCCGGCGCCAATGCCGACAAGGTCCAGCAGGGCCTGTTGCAACACAATGTGCAGACCGAAGCCTATGGCGGCGACGTGCCGGCGGTGGCGGTCAGCGCCAAGACCAAGCAGGGCCTGGATGAGCTGCTCGAGACGCTGCTGCTGGTGGCGGACATGAAGGAGCTCACGGCGGTCTACGATTGCCCCGCGGCGGGTTCCATCGTCGAGGCGAGGCTGGACAAGGGCCGCGGCGCCGTGGCCACGGTGCTGGTGCAGCAAGGCACGCTGCGCCAGGGGGATATTTTCGTCGCTGGCGCCACCATGGGCCGCGTCCGGGCCATGTTCAACGACCTGGGCCTACGCATCACCGAAGCGGGGCCTTCCAATGCCGTACAGATCCTCGGCTTCGAGGAAGTGCCTTCCTCCGGCGACAATTTCCAGATCGTGGAAAACGAGAGCAAGGCCCGCACCATCGTGGGCTTCCGCCAGGAAAAGGCCAAGGCCGCCGCGCTGCAGAAGCACCGGGTCACCCTGGAGAACATCTTCAGCACCCTGAAAGAGGGCCTGATCAAGGAACTGCCCCTCATCATCAAGGCCGATGCCCAGGGGTCCGTGGAATCCCTGGTGGGCCAGCTGGAGAAGCTGAGCACGGAGAAGGTGCGCGTGCGCATCATCCACGCCGCCGCCGGCACCGTGAACGAGAACGACGTGCTGTTGGCCGAAGCCTCGAAGGCCATCGTCATCGCCTTCAACACCAAGTCCGAGAAGAAGGCCGAGGAACTGGCCCATGAGGAAGGCGTCGACATCCGCTTCCACGATGTCATCTACAAGATCACCGAAGAGATCGAAGCCGCCATGGTCGGCCTGCTGGACGCCACCCAGAAGGAAACGATCCAGGGCCAGGCGGAGGTCCGCCAGATCTTCAAGGTCAACAAGACCGTCATCGCCGGGTCCTTCGTCACGGAGGGCAAGGTCCAGAAAGCCTACAAGGCCCGGGTCAAGCGTGGCGAAGAGGTGGTTTTCGAAGGCGGCCTCAAGAGCCTCAAGCGGTTCAAGGACGATGTGCACGAAGTGAAGAACGGCCTCGATTGCGGCATCGCCCTGGAAGGCTTCGATGGCCTGAAGGAAGGCGATGTGATCGAGTTCTACACCAATGAAAGGGTTGTCGCGACCAGCCTGTCCTGA
- the nusA gene encoding transcription termination/antitermination protein NusA — translation MATVATTFFDSVKMIATEKGIPEEEVFQAVEESLVKAAEKYFQSQNFYGNFEAQMDRETGEFHVYALKQVVPEVEEEDLEISLAEAQALNPDAAEGDTLWLPQDTTQLGRIAAQAAKQVLVQKVREAERERIFNDFVNRIGEVVVAEVKRFEKSAIILEIDRVEAMLRRSEALRGDRFDKGQRIKVVIANVDRASKDAQVQVSRTDPRLLIKLFESEVPEIHDGTVVIRSCVREAGDRAKVAVQSLDPDVDPVGACVGLKGSRVQAIIRELKNEKIDIVRFDEDPLMFIANALNPAKAIRVGIIDLEGRRVEVVVDDEQLSIAIGRRGQNVRLAAKLTGWNIDVRSEGEKRKEAEVAMGAAMDQALPEAQDGAAESDAPASAPASRMMEELSGIEGLDETLAGNLAAAGFPDAKSLYSVTAEQLLAVDGMTQDTAFRILDAVHERFGN, via the coding sequence ATGGCCACCGTAGCAACCACATTTTTCGACAGCGTGAAGATGATCGCCACCGAGAAGGGCATTCCCGAAGAGGAAGTGTTCCAGGCGGTGGAGGAATCCCTCGTCAAGGCCGCGGAAAAGTATTTCCAGTCCCAGAATTTCTACGGCAATTTCGAGGCCCAGATGGACCGCGAAACCGGCGAGTTCCACGTGTACGCCCTGAAACAGGTCGTTCCGGAAGTCGAGGAAGAAGACTTGGAGATCAGCCTTGCTGAGGCCCAGGCGCTGAACCCCGATGCCGCCGAAGGCGACACGCTCTGGCTGCCCCAGGACACCACGCAGCTCGGGCGCATCGCCGCCCAGGCCGCCAAGCAGGTGCTTGTCCAGAAAGTCCGCGAGGCTGAGCGCGAGCGCATCTTCAACGATTTCGTGAACCGCATCGGCGAAGTGGTCGTGGCGGAGGTGAAGCGCTTCGAGAAGAGCGCCATCATCCTCGAGATCGACCGGGTGGAGGCCATGCTGCGCCGCAGCGAAGCCCTGCGCGGCGACCGCTTCGACAAGGGCCAGCGCATCAAGGTGGTCATCGCCAATGTCGACCGCGCCAGCAAGGATGCCCAGGTGCAGGTGAGCCGCACGGATCCGCGGCTGCTCATCAAGCTGTTCGAAAGCGAAGTGCCCGAAATCCACGATGGCACCGTGGTGATCCGCTCCTGCGTCCGGGAAGCCGGCGACCGCGCCAAGGTGGCGGTGCAGAGCCTCGATCCCGATGTGGATCCCGTGGGCGCCTGCGTGGGACTCAAGGGTTCGCGCGTGCAGGCCATCATCCGCGAGCTGAAGAACGAGAAGATCGACATCGTCCGCTTCGACGAGGACCCGCTCATGTTCATCGCCAATGCGTTGAACCCGGCCAAGGCCATCCGCGTCGGCATCATCGACCTCGAAGGCCGCAGGGTGGAAGTGGTGGTGGACGACGAGCAGCTCAGCATCGCCATCGGCCGCCGCGGGCAGAACGTGCGCCTCGCGGCCAAGCTCACGGGCTGGAACATCGATGTGCGCAGCGAAGGCGAGAAGCGGAAGGAAGCCGAGGTGGCCATGGGCGCCGCCATGGACCAGGCCCTGCCGGAGGCCCAGGACGGAGCGGCAGAGAGCGATGCCCCCGCATCCGCGCCGGCCTCCCGTATGATGGAGGAGCTATCAGGCATCGAGGGCCTCGACGAAACCTTGGCCGGCAACTTGGCCGCCGCGGGCTTCCCCGATGCCAAATCCCTCTACAGCGTCACCGCGGAACAACTGCTCGCCGTGGATGGCATGACCCAGGACACCGCATTCCGAATCCTCGATGCTGTGCACGAGCGTTTTGGCAATTGA
- a CDS encoding ribosome maturation factor RimP, which produces MDLQKLHAPIERQLELLGFELVHLESAKEGRDSILRLYVDHLHGAASKGRGPAAARRAVTLDDCVAVNDGLVAWLDVEFPDLRETMNLEISSPGMERPLSKTAHYHRFAGRLCRIQTKLPLNGQKRFKGWIGEATNESVTIEEDGVLKTIPFEIIQKSRLAPFDEAKTPQPKHVVALRSDIPDVHEEAGMETSAGNEEE; this is translated from the coding sequence TTGGATCTCCAAAAACTTCATGCCCCCATCGAAAGGCAGCTTGAGCTGCTGGGCTTTGAATTGGTCCACCTGGAGAGTGCCAAGGAAGGCCGGGACTCGATCCTGCGGCTCTATGTCGATCATCTGCATGGCGCCGCCTCCAAGGGAAGAGGACCCGCGGCCGCGCGGCGCGCCGTGACGCTGGACGACTGCGTGGCCGTCAACGACGGCCTGGTGGCCTGGCTGGACGTCGAGTTCCCGGACCTGCGTGAAACCATGAATCTGGAAATTTCCAGCCCCGGCATGGAGCGGCCGCTGTCGAAGACCGCGCACTACCATCGCTTCGCGGGCCGGCTCTGCCGCATCCAGACCAAGCTGCCCCTGAACGGGCAGAAGCGGTTCAAGGGCTGGATCGGCGAAGCCACCAACGAATCCGTGACCATCGAAGAGGACGGCGTCCTGAAGACGATCCCCTTCGAGATCATCCAGAAGTCCCGCCTCGCGCCCTTTGACGAGGCCAAGACCCCGCAGCCCAAGCACGTCGTGGCCCTGCGATCGGACATCCCAGACGTGCATGAAGAGGCCGGCATGGAGACAAGTGCCGGCAACGAGGAGGAATAG
- the folD gene encoding bifunctional methylenetetrahydrofolate dehydrogenase/methenyltetrahydrofolate cyclohydrolase FolD: protein MAQILDGKAYAEQMLEEVRIAVEARIENGLPAPSLAVVLVGEDPASQVYVKGKIAACAKTGIRSLERRPPSDISQDELNLLIESLNADPGVDGILVQLPLPRHLDAKAALHRISPAKDVDGFHPLNQGRLFEGLPGLRPCTPSACMRMLKAYGVAMKGQRALVLGRSEIVGKPMALMLLEEHATVTVAHSRTVDLPGICREADILVAAIGKPGLVEGSWIKPGAVVVDVGINQVTDVALGERLFAAEPGKLDKLREKGHVLCGDVRFGEAMQVAGAVTPVPGGVGPLTIAGLMMNTLEACEHRCL from the coding sequence ATGGCGCAGATTCTGGACGGCAAGGCCTACGCGGAGCAGATGCTGGAGGAAGTCCGGATCGCGGTGGAGGCCCGGATAGAGAATGGGCTTCCAGCCCCCAGCCTGGCCGTGGTGCTGGTGGGCGAGGACCCTGCGAGCCAGGTCTATGTGAAGGGCAAGATCGCGGCCTGCGCCAAGACGGGCATCCGGTCCTTGGAGCGCCGCCCGCCTTCCGACATCTCGCAAGACGAGCTGAACCTCCTCATCGAAAGCCTGAATGCCGATCCAGGGGTGGATGGGATCCTGGTGCAGCTTCCGCTGCCCAGGCACCTGGACGCCAAGGCCGCGCTGCACCGCATCAGCCCCGCCAAGGATGTGGACGGATTCCACCCTTTGAACCAGGGGCGGCTGTTCGAGGGCCTGCCCGGGTTGCGGCCTTGCACGCCCTCGGCCTGCATGCGGATGTTGAAGGCCTACGGCGTGGCGATGAAGGGACAGCGCGCTCTGGTGCTGGGCCGCAGCGAGATCGTGGGCAAACCCATGGCGCTGATGCTGCTCGAGGAGCACGCCACCGTCACCGTTGCCCATAGCCGCACCGTGGACTTGCCGGGCATCTGCCGCGAGGCGGACATCCTCGTAGCGGCGATCGGGAAGCCGGGCCTGGTGGAAGGGAGCTGGATCAAACCTGGCGCGGTGGTCGTGGATGTGGGCATCAACCAGGTGACGGATGTGGCCCTCGGGGAACGCCTATTCGCCGCCGAACCCGGCAAACTCGACAAGCTGCGCGAGAAAGGGCACGTGCTCTGCGGCGATGTGCGCTTCGGGGAAGCCATGCAGGTGGCCGGCGCCGTCACGCCCGTCCCCGGCGGCGTGGGCCCTCTCACCATCGCCGGGTTGATGATGAATACCTTGGAGGCATGCGAGCATCGGTGCCTTTGA